In the genome of Streptomyces fagopyri, the window ACGTCGGTGACCGTGGAGATCTCGCCCCTCTCGATCGCCTGGTACCACGAGATCCAGGTCTCGATCTGCACCCCGCTCATGCCCAGTCGCCATCGCCGCGCGAAGGCCTCTTCGAGGGTCTCCGTCTCGAAGCGGTAGGGCCGGCCGGTGGCCGCGGCGATCCGCGTGACCGCTTCGTCGAGGGTCAGGGCCTCGGGCCCGGTGATCTCCAGGATGGCACCGTCGTGCTCGCAGCGGGGGCGGTCGTCGAGGGCGACCGCCGTGATCACCTCCGTGATGTCCTCATGCGTGACGAAGGCCGCCCGGCCGGTACTCGCGGGGCCGCTCACGACGAATTCCTCGTCGGCGAGGGCAGCCGGCGTCGACGAGTACCAGCCCGCCCGCAGCACCGTATGACGGACCCCGGCCCCTGCCAGGAACTGTTCGGTCGCCCACTGGTCGCGGGCGTTGAGATAGGTGGCGACGGGCGAAGCCCCGACGAGAGACACGTACAGCACCCGGTCCACGCCGACCGACATCGCGGCCTCGACCACGGTGGCATGTTCCTCCAGTCTGCGCCCCGTGCGGTATCCGGAGACCAGGATGAGGGTCGACGCGCCTTCGAGTGCCTCGCGCATGGCCGGGGCGTCTCCGTAGGCGGCCGGCCCGCGCCGCTGGGCGCCCGGCAGTTCAGGCATACGGTCAGGGCTGCGCCCGACGAGGAGCTGGGGCACGCCATGCTCGGCGAGCCGGGCCGCGATCCGGCCGCCCAGCGCTCCGGTCACCCCCGTGACCGCCACCGTGGCGTGGTTCTCCTCAGACATGGGCATGGGTCTCCCTCCATCCGGGCCGCTGTCCATAGCGGAACCCTTGCTTCCGATGACTTGCCGAGAAGGCTATGTCCAGCGTGGCGAACAAGGCGGTGCCGCCGTGGCCGACACAGTCCTGGGTCCGCCGCTCGGACGTGCCCGGGATCATCAACAGCACCGGATCCGGGGCGGTCCGGCGCCCGGGTCTGCGGCGACCGACTGAGCCCTGCAACGGCACCTGGGCGGCGGCGCTTTCGCGAGCGGCTCAGATACCGGGCCGGCGAGCGGTTCGCGGGGGGCGGGGGAACGCGGACACCGGGGCGGACGGTCGGGACAGCGACCGAGCGCACCGCCGACACGATCGCCCGCCCGCGCTGCGGCGCAGTCACCCGTGACGCACGCCGCGTCCACTACGACGCCGACGTCACCCGCGCCGAGGAGCCGCGCGCTCCGCGGCCCGGCCGCGCCCGGAACACCATTGCCCGACACCCGCTCCCGAGTACCCGAACTGCCGTGCCACCAGGACTTCTACGCACGAAGCGAGGAACGCAGCATCAGGTTGTGCCAGGAGGATCATGACGTCGTAGGCTCCCGAACATGCACAGCACACTGACGGAGCACGCACGGTGTCTCTACGGAGACGAGCACCGACCCACTGCGGAGTGCGACCAGAAACACCGGGAGCACTACTTCGTCGAGGAGCTCACCTTCGCGGACGCGGATGAGATCCTCGCCATGCTACGTGAGCTCAGTCCGCACGTGGTGGACGGCCAGTTGCCGGTCTGGATCCGGAATCTGGCCTATCGGCTCGTGTTGTTGCAGCGGCCGGACGAGCCGGCACTGATGCGCGAGGCCGCCGAAAACCTGTGGCTTCACGGACCGGACTGGGACGACATCGCGGCAGCCCTGCAGAAACGGGCCGACGCCCTGGAAGCCGGCTTGGACACGGTCTGAGCGAGAGATGAATCGAGGCCACGGTGACAGCGCTGTGGAAGACATGGGCGCACTGACCTCGCGCACGGTCACCTCCTTCAGGCCGGCGGTGCGGAACGCGACGAGGAACCGGGCGGCGGTACCCGGACGACGTGCCGCTGATCAACTACGAGTCGGCGTTCGAGGCATCGGCCCACCGTCATCCCGAACGGCCTGGTGCACCGTACCTGCGGTTCAAGTGACCACCGTTGACGCACGATCGCCGGGCTGAACCCGTCGAGCGGGCCACCCCCGACCACCAGATGATCGTGACGCGGCCCCGTCGCACCCTGTGCGTCACCACCAGCCCGGTCGACCCAGCCCGTCGCAAAGTCAGGTGCCGGCTGTCCAGGCCCGTGACCCTCACCCACGCGATCGCCTTCGGCCGCGCCCTGCCGCCTCACTGAACACACGGCGTCCTCAAAGCCAAGCCCGGGGCCCTATTGGGGAGTTCAACCGGAAGGTGGACGACCGATCTACGGTTCGCGGTCGTCCGACTTCGGCTCGAAACGGCGAGCGTGTTCTGCGGCGCGCAGCAGCGATTGCGCGACTCGCTCGGCGTCATCGGCCGACAAGAGAATCTCCTGCGTGAACAGCACCGACAGCCGGACAGTGCCGTTCAGGGCGTTGGTCGCGACATCGACCTGCACGCCGTTGCCCGTCACGTCGTAGACCTCGAGGTCCAGATCACTCCTGAATGCGCTCATGCCCTGAGCATGCACCACGGAACATGCCGGCGTTCATCCGCGGGTACGTCGCAGGGTCTGCTCGGCGCTGGTGATCCAGTAGGTGACTTCGACGGCCCCCGACGTGCGCCGGGCCGCCACCGTGACCTCGCACGGGCACCCCTCCAGGGGCTGCGAAGCCGGTGAATGTGCCTCTACGGGCACACGGTCACCGGTGAAAATACATAGCTGCTCCGCGAACCTTTCCGCCCGCGCGGGCAACTCACTAACGTGAGCGCGGCCTCGGTCCGCGGCCGCCAACCAATTTGCAGGAGACGTGTGTTGCCCATATCCCTCAAACCAGGGTTGTCATTCCGCCGCCGCAGACGTCCGGCCGTAGGAGTCTTCCTTCTCACCACTGCCGTGCTGGCGGCGCTCGGGGCCCAGGTTCCCGCGCAGGCCGCCGACGGCGGCAAGGCCGCGAAGTCGACCGCGCGCTCGCACGACCTGCCCGGTCATGTGGCGCCGCTGTGCGGGCCCGCCAAACCCCACCAGTTCACCTGCTTCGGGCTGCTGCGGACCGACGTCGCGACGCACAAGGGACTGCGCGAGGCGGAGGACACACCCCAGGGCTTCGGGCCCACCGACCTGCGCGACGCCTACGGCCTTCCCACCAACGGCGGAGCGGGCCGGACCATCGCCATCGTCGACGCCTACGACAATCCCGACGCGGAAGCCGATCTGGCCGTCTACCGGGCGCAGTTCGGGCTACCGCCCTGCACCACCGCCAACGGCTGCTTCACCAAGACCGACCAGCGCGGCGGAACCGACCTTCCCGCGGCGGACACAGGCTGGGCCGGTGAGATCTCACTCGACCTGGACATGGTCTCCGCCGTCGCCCCCGAAGCACGGATCCTGCTGATCGAGGCCGACCGGCCGACGGTCGAGGACCTGGGGGCCGCGGTGGACCAGGCGGTCGGCATGGGCGCCGGATACGTCTCCAATTCATACGGCTCCAACTACGCGTTCTTTCCGGAGGACCCGGCCGAGACGGCGGCGGACTCGCACTACGACCACCCCGGTGTGGCGATCGTCGCCTCCTCCGGCGACACCCGGTACGGAGTCGCGTATCCCGCGGCCTCCCCACACGTCACGTCGGTCGGCGGCACCACCCTCACCCAGGACGCGGGCACGTCCCGCGGCTGGTCGGAATCCGTGTGGGACCACGACGGCAGCGGTACCGGCTCCGGCTGCTCCCTCTACGAGCCCAAACCGGCCTTCCAACGGGACACCGGGTGTCCCGGCCGCACCGTCGCGGACGTCTCCGCCGTGGCCGACCCGGCCACCGGTGTCGCCGTCTACGACACCTTCGGCCAGGCGGGCGGCTGGGGCGTGGCCGGCGGCACCAGCGCCTCCGCGCCCATCATCACCGGCGTGTACGCGAACGCCGGCACTCCCGTCGCCGGGACCTATCCCAACACCTACCCCTACGCCACAGGCGGTTCAGCGGGTCTGCACGATGTGACGACCGGGTCGAACGGGAAATGCTCCCCCTCCTACCTGTGCACCGCGGGCCCCGGCTACGACGGCCCCACCGGCCTCGGCACGCCCGCCGGGCTCGGCGCCTTCCGCATGGCGGCGCACGGCACCCTCTCGGGCATCGCCACCGACGACTCCACCGGCGCGCCCGTCGCCGCGGCCCGGGTGACCGCGGGCATCTACACCGCCACCACCGACGGCCGCGGACACTACGAACTTCCGCTCCCCGCAGGCGAGTACGACGTCACGATCGACGCGTACGGCTACGCGGCGGGCACGGCGTCAGGCGTGACGGTCGGCGACGGCGCCACCGTCCGCCGTGACTTCGGTCTGCGTAAACTCGCCACCCACCGGGTCTCCGGCACCGTCACCGACGGATCGGGACACGGCTGGCCCCTGCACGCGAGGATCACCGTGGACGGCGTGCCGGGCGCCCCGGTCTGGTCGGACGCCTACACCGGCGCGTACAGCGTGGACCTGCCCGCCGACCGCACGTACACGCTGCGGATCACCGCCGACGACACCCACTACCAGCCGCTGGTGCGCGAGGTGAAGGTCGGCGCCACCGATCAGCACGTGGGTCTGGCGCTGCCGGCCGACACCTGGGCGGGCGACGACCCCGCCTACACCCTGAAGGTGCAGGCGCTCGACACGCAGCCCTTCGATTCCGCCACCGGTCCGCCGCCCGGATGGCAGGTGGTCGACGCTCCGGGCAGCCCGTCCGGGTGGGCCTTCGACGACCCCGGCGGCCGGGGCAACAGCACCGGCGGTTCCGGCGGGTTCGCCATCGCCGACAACGATCACGCCGGATGGGACACGACTCTCGACACCCAACTGGTCAGCCCTGTCTACGACCTGCGCCGCGACGGCGACCCCGCGCTGGCCTTCAGCACCGACTACGAGGGATCCGGCGACCAGAGCGGTGACGTCGACGTCACCGCCGACGGCGGCCGGACCTGGACCACCGTATGGCACCAGGACCAGCTGTGGACCAGCGGCCGGGTGGAGATCCCGCTGACCGCCTACGCGGGCAAGACGGCCGTACGGTTCCGCTTCCACTTCACCGGCCCCGGCGTGCTCTGGGCCGTCGACGACGTGGCGCTCGACGAGCGCGTCCTGACCCCCGTCCCCGGCGGCATCCTCACCGGGACCGTCTCCGACGCCAACACCGGCCATGGCCTCATCGGCGCGAGTGTGGCCACCCGCCCGGCCACGGGGCCTGCCACGCTGAGCGCGGCCACGGCGGGTGACCCGAAGGCCGGCGACGGCCTCTACCGGCTGTTCGTCCCCGGCGGCGGCCGGCACACCGTCACCGCGGCGAAGCCCGCCTACCGCACCGCATCCCTGACGGTCCGGGTACCGAAGGACCGGACCACGCAGGGCGCGTTCGTCCTCAAGGCCGGGCGCCTGTCGGTGGATCCGGCCGGGATCGAGGCCACCACCGGCCGGCACGGCACGGTGACCCGCGAGGTCACCGTGCGCAACACCGGCACGGCGGCGGCCACCGTCCGTATCGGCGAACGCACCGGTACCGGACCGGGCGGCCCGGCACCCGGAACGGCCTGGCAAAACCTGCCCGACCTGCCCGTGCCGGTGATGGACAACGCGGTCGAGAACCACCAGGGCAAGCTGTACTCGGCTCTGGGCACCGCCGACGGCGACACCCCGACCGGCGACCTCTACATCTACGACTCTGCCGCGGGAGTCTGGAAGCAGGGCACGAGCGCGCCACGACCGCGTCAGGCCACCGCCCACGGATTTATCGGCAACCACTTTTATACCGTGGGTGGTTGGGGACCCGGCGAGGTGGTCAGCAGCACCCTCCAGGTCTACGACGCCGTCAAGGGGACCTGGTCCAAGGGGCCCGCCGTCCCCGAAGGCCACTACGGCGCGAGCGGCGTCGTACTCGACGGACGCCTCTATGTGATCGGCGGATGCACCAACACCGACTGCACGGACAGCGTCTACGTCTTCGACCCGGACACCGGCACCTGGTCGACGGCCGCCCCTTACCCGACGACGATCAGCTGGGCGTCATGTGGTGCGATCTCCGGCAAGGTGTACTGCGCCGGCGGCACCCACGACTACGTCGAGACGGGGCGCGGCTACGTCTACAGTCCGGCCTCCGACAGCTGGCAGGCCATCGCCGACATGCCCGCCGGCCTGTCCACCGCCGTCTACGCCGCCGCCGACGGCCGGCTGCTCGTCTCCGGCGGCTTCAAGCGCGTCGGGGAGAACAGAGTCCTGACCGGAGAGGGATACGCCTACGCCCCGGACACCGACACCTGGAGCCCCCTGCCCGACGCCCCCAGCCCCGTCTACCGGGGCGGCGGCGCACCGGGGATGTACCGGGTCGGCGGCAGCAGCCAGCCCCGCTTCCCCACCCCCGTGGCGAACGCGATGCTGCTGCCGGGCTACGACCAGACCGAGTCGGACGTGTCCTGGCTGTCGGAGACTCCGCACCGGCTCGTCCTGCGACCGGGCCAGAGCGCCACGGTCACCGTCACGCTCGAAGCGAACCGCGTCAGCAGGCCCGGTGTGTGGACGGCGTCGCTCACCTTCGTCCACGACACTCCGTACCCGGTGACAGCGTTGCCCGTCTCGCTGCGCGTCCGCTCCTGACGCCGACTGGCTCCGCACGTGCGGCAGGGCCCGCCCGGAGGCGAATCGCCGTCTCCGGGCGGGCCCTGCCGTGTCCGCCTCGCAAATCGGCCGGCCCGGTGTCAGGCGCCCGACCTCGGCTTTGGTTGATACGGGACCGACGGAACTGAGCGAAGGCGGCTCCGGAAGCCACTGGTTCCAGGCAGCGCAGCAGCCCGCCACGGCTGTACGGCCACGGCGAAAGACCGACGGCCAGGGCCTGCCTCCGCGGAGGCAGGCGCCCGACCGAACAAGTCTTTCCCTCAGCCGACGTTCCCGCCCGGGCCTCAGGCCTCTCGGACCATCTCGTAGGTGAGGAGGGCGAGGCCGTCACCGACGGTCCGCGAGTTGATCAGACGTCTGGGCTTCTTGTCGCCGGTCTCGCCGAGGAAGCGCTCGCCGGTCCCGAGCGCGACCGGGAAGACCATCAGCCGCAGCTCGTCGACCAGGCCGTGCTCCATCAGCAGGCGCCCGAGCTGATAGCTGCCGTAGACGACCATCTCACCGTCGCGCTCCTGCTTCAGCCGCCAAAACTCGCGCACCACCTCGCCCTTGAGCATGGTCGAGTTGCGCCACTTGGGCTCTACGAGCGCGCGGACGTCGACGCGCTGGTGGCGCTTCTGATCGACGACGATTTCATGTCGATGCCGCCGATGCCGATCGAGTACGAGGGCCGGGATGCAGTGGCCCGCTTCTGCGACCTTCTGTTCCGCTCGGGCCGGAAGATCGACCTTGTGCGAACGCGAGCAAACGGGCAACCCGCGTTCGGAATCTACACGAGCACCCCCACCGGCATCCGTCACGGGACCGGCCTCCTCGCCCTCGCCCTCGCCCTCACCCTCGCCCTCGCCCTCGCCCTCGCCCTCGCCCTCGCCCTCGCAGGCGATCGGATCTGTGCCATGACCCGCTTCGACAACAGCGTCCTCCCCTGGTTCGGACTACCGCGATCACTCCCGAGGTGAGCGAACCGACCGCCGCGCATCTCGAGGCAGCTCACGAGACGCGGTTCGCCGCCCCCGGTGTCGCCCGCAGGGGTCACCTGAGGCCTGGCTCATCGGTCACTTTGCAGAACCTTTGACGCGTCTCCCGGTGACTGCGCGTGATTCCACCTCCCCGGTGAGGCCGGTCGGATGAACCCGCTCAAGAGTCCAGGCGGCCGAAGTCGGCCAGGTGGCGCCGGTATTGGGGGCTGTTCGGCGCTTTCCAGCGGACCGATCAGCCCGCGCGATGAATGTCCCGGACGTTGCTCACCGTCAACTGCCGTACCAGAAAGTTCTGTTGATCTCGTTGACACCCCGCAGGCACGCGCGTTCACTCGTCTCTCGTGCATGGCAACGTTGTCAGGCCGTCCGCGCGACCGGCACCGTTGCCGCTCGTCGGCGTGCGCTCTTCGGCACGCCGACACCTCATGTGCGAAGTGGGAACCGCTGTGGAGGCAACAGATGGCACGACCCCGACGTTCAGCCGCTCCACGTAACCGCAAGAGATTCCGTCAACGCCTGGCCGTGGTGTCCGTCCTGGGCATCGCCATGCTTCCGCTCCCCTCGATCGGGAGCGCCCAAGCGGCGAGTGCCGCGACACCGGGCTTCGTCAAGGACCCCGCGTCCCTGGTCAACCCCCTCATCGGCACCTCCGGTGCGGTGGACACCTTCCCCGGCCCCGACATGCCTGCCGGCATGGTGCAGTGGGGTCCCGACACCACACCCGACCGGCCCTCGGGCGGCGGCTACGAGTACAACGACAGCAAGATCTCCGGCTTCAGCCTCACCCATGTCTCCGGGCCCGGCTGCGGCGTCGCCGGCGACCTGCCCGTCCTGCCGGTCACCGGAGCGCTGTCCGGCAGCCTCGGCGGCACGTCCGTGGGCTTCAGCCACGATGACGAGAAGGCCGGCATCGGCTCCTACAAAGTGACCGACGCGAACGGGGTCACCACGCAGCTGACCGACACCACCCGCGCCGGTCTGGGCGCCTTCACCTTCCCCGCGGGTCAGCAGGCCAACCTGCTCTTCAAGCTCAGCGGTGGTGCCACGCAGGTGGACGGGACCCGTGTCCAGGTGGTGAACAAGAAGGAGATCAGCGGTTCGATCGACAGTGGCCACTTCTGTGGCGCCGCCAACAGGTACTCGCTGCACTTCGACATCAAGTTCGACCAGCCGTTCACTGCGAGCGGTACCTGGGTCGGCGGCACCATCAACCCCAGCGCGACCTCGCTGAAGGCGGGCAAGGCCCAACAGGACCTGCGCGCCCACCCGTCGAAGCCGCTCAAGGAGAAGCACTTCACCGTTCCCGCCGCGCCGTCCCCGACGGTGCACGGCACCCGTGGTGGCGCGCGATCCGTCTCCCCGGCGACGAGCGCGAGCAGCGCACCCGCCAAGTCGCCCTCGGGCAAGGCCAAGTCGAGCGCCGAGCCGCCGACGACGGGTGCGAACGGGATGTACCTGACCTTCGACACCTCCACCAACCCCACCGTGCGCGCGAAGGTCGGCATCTCGTACACGAGTGACACCGGTGCGGCGGACAACCTCTCGCGCGAGATCAAGAGCTGGAGCCTCGACACCGTCGGGCAGGCCAACCACGACGCCTGGAACGCGGTGCTGAACAAGGTCCAGATCGGCGGCGGGTCCACGGACCAGCAGACGCAGTTCTACACCGCGCTTTATCACGCGCTGCTGCACCCGAACGTCTTCTCGGACGCCGACGGGCAGTACATGGGCATGGACAATCAGGTCCACAAGCTGGCCAAGGGACAACAGGCCCAGTACGCCAACTACTCGGGCTGGGACACCTACCGCTCCCAGACCCAGCTGATGGCGATGGTCGAGCCCAAGGTGACCAGCGATGTCGTCACCTCGATGCTCAACGGGTATGACCAGACGGGCCTGCTCCCCAAGTGGGCGTCGAACAACGGTGAGAGCTACGTCATGGTCGGCGACCCGGCCGCCGGCATCATCGCCGACGCGTACGCCTTCGGCGCACGGAGTTTCGACACCGACAAGGCGCTCGCCGCCCTGCAGCACGAGGGCACGAGCCCGAACAACGACCGCCCCGGCGAGTCGGTGCGGGACGCGAAGGGCTACCTCCCGCTGGACGAGAACGACTACGGCTGCTGCAACTTCTACGGGCCGGTCTCCACACAGCTGGAGTACGACTCCGCGGACTACGCTGTCGCCGCCTTCGCGAAGGCACTGGGCAAGACGTCCGTCTACACGAAGTTCGCCACCCGCGCACAGGACTGGATGAACGTCTTCAATCCCCAGACCGGGTACATGCAGGGCAAGAACAAGGACGGCCAGTTCACGGGCGGATTCACCCCGGGCACCTCCAACGGCTTCGTGGAGGGCACGTCGGCGCAGTACACCCCGATGGTCCCGTTCAACCTGCGGCAGCTCATCCAGGCGCGGGGCGGCACGCAGGCGTACTCGTCCTACCTGGACAGCCTGCTCGACAACGTTGCCCACCCCGGCGGCACCGACGCGGACCTGAGCAATGAGCCCAGCGTCGAGATCCCCTGGGAGTACGCGTACACGGGCGAGCCGTGGAAGGCCCAGGCGGCCGTCCGCGACGCCCAGCAGAAGCTGTACTTCAACGCCCCGGTCGGTTCCTTCGGCAACGACGACCTCGGCGCGATGAGTTCCTGGTACGTCTGGTCCGCACTCGGCATGTATCCCGAGACCCCGGGCGCGGACACCCTGGTGCTCGGCAGTCCGGCCTTCCCGGTGGCCAAGGTGACCCCCGGAAGCGGCAAGGCGGTACAGATCAAGGCGCCGCAGGCCGCGCCCGACGCGCCCTACGTGCAGTCGCTCGACGTCAAGGGCAAGCCGTGGAACACCTCCTGGCTGACGTACCAGCAGTTCACGGGAGCCGGCACGCTCGACTTCACGCTCGGCACCCAGCCCGACAAGTCGTGGGCGTCCGACCCGTCCGCGGCACCGCCGTCGGACACCACGGGCGGCGACCGGGTGCTGGCTGCGACCGGCCCCACCAGCGACGGCCTCGTCCTCCAGCCCGGTGCCTCCGGTGACGGGACCCTGAAGCTGACCAACCTCGGCAGCAAGGCCGTCACGGTCGACTGGAAGGCGACGGCACCTTCGGGAGTCACGCTGGACACGGCGTCCGGCTCACTGACGGTGGCCGCGTCCGGCAGCGCCGAGGCCAAGGTCCATGTGACGGCGGGCTCGAACGAGGGCACGTTCCCGGTCACCTTCGCACTGACCGACCACACCACCGGTACGGCAGTGGGCAGTGCCGCCCTCCGCGTGGCCGTTGCGAAGGCCGGCGCGCTGTGGCCCTACGACACCAATGAGGGCGTCTTCCCCGACGGGGCAACCTTCTCGGTCGGGTTCGACGGCGGCGGCTGGGCGTTCTCGCAGAACGCCCTGTCGGCGGCCGGG includes:
- a CDS encoding NAD(P)H-binding protein: MSEENHATVAVTGVTGALGGRIAARLAEHGVPQLLVGRSPDRMPELPGAQRRGPAAYGDAPAMREALEGASTLILVSGYRTGRRLEEHATVVEAAMSVGVDRVLYVSLVGASPVATYLNARDQWATEQFLAGAGVRHTVLRAGWYSSTPAALADEEFVVSGPASTGRAAFVTHEDITEVITAVALDDRPRCEHDGAILEITGPEALTLDEAVTRIAAATGRPYRFETETLEEAFARRWRLGMSGVQIETWISWYQAIERGEISTVTDVVPRFTGAPATPISDAAWWPEPRTARGVR
- a CDS encoding Kelch repeat-containing protein — protein: MPISLKPGLSFRRRRRPAVGVFLLTTAVLAALGAQVPAQAADGGKAAKSTARSHDLPGHVAPLCGPAKPHQFTCFGLLRTDVATHKGLREAEDTPQGFGPTDLRDAYGLPTNGGAGRTIAIVDAYDNPDAEADLAVYRAQFGLPPCTTANGCFTKTDQRGGTDLPAADTGWAGEISLDLDMVSAVAPEARILLIEADRPTVEDLGAAVDQAVGMGAGYVSNSYGSNYAFFPEDPAETAADSHYDHPGVAIVASSGDTRYGVAYPAASPHVTSVGGTTLTQDAGTSRGWSESVWDHDGSGTGSGCSLYEPKPAFQRDTGCPGRTVADVSAVADPATGVAVYDTFGQAGGWGVAGGTSASAPIITGVYANAGTPVAGTYPNTYPYATGGSAGLHDVTTGSNGKCSPSYLCTAGPGYDGPTGLGTPAGLGAFRMAAHGTLSGIATDDSTGAPVAAARVTAGIYTATTDGRGHYELPLPAGEYDVTIDAYGYAAGTASGVTVGDGATVRRDFGLRKLATHRVSGTVTDGSGHGWPLHARITVDGVPGAPVWSDAYTGAYSVDLPADRTYTLRITADDTHYQPLVREVKVGATDQHVGLALPADTWAGDDPAYTLKVQALDTQPFDSATGPPPGWQVVDAPGSPSGWAFDDPGGRGNSTGGSGGFAIADNDHAGWDTTLDTQLVSPVYDLRRDGDPALAFSTDYEGSGDQSGDVDVTADGGRTWTTVWHQDQLWTSGRVEIPLTAYAGKTAVRFRFHFTGPGVLWAVDDVALDERVLTPVPGGILTGTVSDANTGHGLIGASVATRPATGPATLSAATAGDPKAGDGLYRLFVPGGGRHTVTAAKPAYRTASLTVRVPKDRTTQGAFVLKAGRLSVDPAGIEATTGRHGTVTREVTVRNTGTAAATVRIGERTGTGPGGPAPGTAWQNLPDLPVPVMDNAVENHQGKLYSALGTADGDTPTGDLYIYDSAAGVWKQGTSAPRPRQATAHGFIGNHFYTVGGWGPGEVVSSTLQVYDAVKGTWSKGPAVPEGHYGASGVVLDGRLYVIGGCTNTDCTDSVYVFDPDTGTWSTAAPYPTTISWASCGAISGKVYCAGGTHDYVETGRGYVYSPASDSWQAIADMPAGLSTAVYAAADGRLLVSGGFKRVGENRVLTGEGYAYAPDTDTWSPLPDAPSPVYRGGGAPGMYRVGGSSQPRFPTPVANAMLLPGYDQTESDVSWLSETPHRLVLRPGQSATVTVTLEANRVSRPGVWTASLTFVHDTPYPVTALPVSLRVRS
- a CDS encoding dihydrofolate reductase family protein, whose amino-acid sequence is MPALVLDRHRRHRHEIVVDQKRHQRVDVRALVEPKWRNSTMLKGEVVREFWRLKQERDGEMVVYGSYQLGRLLMEHGLVDELRLMVFPVALGTGERFLGETGDKKPRRLINSRTVGDGLALLTYEMVREA
- a CDS encoding sigma-70 family RNA polymerase sigma factor family protein, yielding MALLIDDDFMSMPPMPIEYEGRDAVARFCDLLFRSGRKIDLVRTRANGQPAFGIYTSTPTGIRHGTGLLALALALTLALALALALALALAGDRICAMTRFDNSVLPWFGLPRSLPR
- a CDS encoding lectin translates to MVSVLGIAMLPLPSIGSAQAASAATPGFVKDPASLVNPLIGTSGAVDTFPGPDMPAGMVQWGPDTTPDRPSGGGYEYNDSKISGFSLTHVSGPGCGVAGDLPVLPVTGALSGSLGGTSVGFSHDDEKAGIGSYKVTDANGVTTQLTDTTRAGLGAFTFPAGQQANLLFKLSGGATQVDGTRVQVVNKKEISGSIDSGHFCGAANRYSLHFDIKFDQPFTASGTWVGGTINPSATSLKAGKAQQDLRAHPSKPLKEKHFTVPAAPSPTVHGTRGGARSVSPATSASSAPAKSPSGKAKSSAEPPTTGANGMYLTFDTSTNPTVRAKVGISYTSDTGAADNLSREIKSWSLDTVGQANHDAWNAVLNKVQIGGGSTDQQTQFYTALYHALLHPNVFSDADGQYMGMDNQVHKLAKGQQAQYANYSGWDTYRSQTQLMAMVEPKVTSDVVTSMLNGYDQTGLLPKWASNNGESYVMVGDPAAGIIADAYAFGARSFDTDKALAALQHEGTSPNNDRPGESVRDAKGYLPLDENDYGCCNFYGPVSTQLEYDSADYAVAAFAKALGKTSVYTKFATRAQDWMNVFNPQTGYMQGKNKDGQFTGGFTPGTSNGFVEGTSAQYTPMVPFNLRQLIQARGGTQAYSSYLDSLLDNVAHPGGTDADLSNEPSVEIPWEYAYTGEPWKAQAAVRDAQQKLYFNAPVGSFGNDDLGAMSSWYVWSALGMYPETPGADTLVLGSPAFPVAKVTPGSGKAVQIKAPQAAPDAPYVQSLDVKGKPWNTSWLTYQQFTGAGTLDFTLGTQPDKSWASDPSAAPPSDTTGGDRVLAATGPTSDGLVLQPGASGDGTLKLTNLGSKAVTVDWKATAPSGVTLDTASGSLTVAASGSAEAKVHVTAGSNEGTFPVTFALTDHTTGTAVGSAALRVAVAKAGALWPYDTNEGVFPDGATFSVGFDGGGWAFSQNALSAAGVTNGSAITADGISYTWPTVTSGQPDNLEMAGQTIPMPAGTSGASLGLLGSAANAPTDGSGVSGTLTVTYTDGTTSRATVGFSDWTLNGGGSKPIPGDTTAVSTAYRNTASGGRDSVKTYVFSTKVPLDVSKQVASITLPVTGSTGTVHLFAYGFGQ